In Crinalium epipsammum PCC 9333, the following are encoded in one genomic region:
- a CDS encoding shikimate dehydrogenase, whose amino-acid sequence MPAIKGTTKLLGVIGSPIEHSLSPVMHNAAITHLGLDYVYLPFPIKPEDLEIAIAGFAAIDLVGFSVTIPHKQAIMPLLSEISPVAQAVGAVNTVWRNHNGWSGTNTDVEGFIAPLRDHNRNWQESVAVILGNGGASRAVVAGCAQLGFSKVQVVGRNQDKLNQFLDSFTNSPLDVNLSVHQWEELPNLISQANLLVNTTPIGMHPHVNDSPVDAELMAKLPTDAIAYDIIYTPKPTQFLKAAQNFGAITIDGLEMLIYQGAAALKIWLNQPIPVDIMRQSLNQHLDQHIM is encoded by the coding sequence ATGCCAGCAATCAAAGGAACCACTAAACTGCTTGGGGTAATTGGTAGCCCTATAGAACATTCTCTCTCACCAGTAATGCACAATGCTGCAATTACTCATTTAGGGCTAGATTATGTCTATTTACCTTTTCCGATTAAACCAGAAGATTTAGAAATAGCGATCGCAGGTTTTGCTGCTATAGATTTAGTAGGCTTTAGCGTCACCATCCCCCACAAACAGGCAATTATGCCTCTACTATCAGAAATTTCTCCCGTCGCGCAAGCAGTAGGGGCAGTTAATACTGTTTGGCGTAATCATAACGGTTGGAGTGGCACTAATACTGATGTTGAAGGTTTTATCGCACCTTTACGAGATCATAATCGTAATTGGCAAGAATCTGTAGCAGTAATCTTAGGTAACGGTGGCGCATCACGGGCAGTTGTTGCAGGTTGCGCCCAATTGGGATTTAGTAAGGTTCAAGTTGTTGGCAGAAATCAGGATAAATTAAACCAATTTTTAGACAGTTTTACCAATTCACCCTTAGATGTAAATCTTAGTGTTCATCAGTGGGAAGAATTACCCAATTTAATATCGCAAGCAAATTTGTTAGTAAATACAACGCCTATAGGAATGCACCCTCATGTTAATGACTCACCAGTAGATGCAGAGTTGATGGCAAAATTACCAACAGATGCGATCGCATACGATATAATTTACACCCCCAAACCAACTCAGTTTTTAAAAGCGGCTCAAAATTTTGGTGCTATAACTATTGATGGCTTAGAAATGCTGATCTACCAAGGCGCAGCCGCATTAAAAATCTGGTTAAATCAACCAATTCCGGTAGACATTATGCGCCAATCCCTCAATCAGCATTTAGATCAGCACATAATGTAA
- a CDS encoding response regulator: protein MKKILVIEDEAPLREDILEILDCLDFECLGAENGVVGVKQAQEYLPDLIICDIMMPELDGYGVLNSLRQSAKTAIIPLIFLSAKADKADIRQGMNMGADDYLTKPFTISELEEAIMACLEKQATRKQAQEMLRESEAKSQQLTKQQELLDSLTKQIRNSSAIRNIINSTLITIRNLLQTHRCSFLVYRGNVDEPYFELVAESSDVEVANLAKSNALMEEASLGELILNQSRIELNDISQSSQLDVSSLNYLISLNYTAILAVTIQFLSGEVGVIVCEHFSKPRTWSNNEVELLQAVADQLPIAL, encoded by the coding sequence ATGAAAAAAATTTTAGTAATTGAGGATGAAGCTCCTCTGCGGGAAGATATATTAGAAATTCTTGATTGTTTAGATTTTGAATGTCTTGGAGCGGAAAACGGTGTTGTTGGGGTAAAACAAGCACAAGAGTATTTACCTGATTTAATTATTTGTGACATTATGATGCCAGAACTTGACGGTTATGGCGTGTTAAACTCCCTACGTCAGTCGGCTAAAACTGCTATCATTCCATTAATTTTCCTGAGTGCCAAAGCTGATAAAGCAGATATTAGGCAAGGCATGAATATGGGAGCAGATGATTATTTAACTAAACCTTTTACAATTAGTGAATTAGAAGAAGCAATCATGGCTTGTTTAGAAAAACAAGCAACTCGTAAACAAGCTCAGGAGATGTTACGAGAAAGCGAAGCAAAAAGTCAGCAATTAACAAAACAGCAAGAACTTCTAGATAGTTTAACTAAGCAGATTCGTAATTCTAGTGCAATTAGAAATATTATTAATAGTACTTTAATTACTATTCGCAATTTATTGCAAACTCATCGCTGTAGTTTCTTAGTTTATCGTGGCAATGTTGATGAGCCATACTTTGAATTAGTTGCAGAATCTTCTGATGTTGAAGTAGCAAATCTAGCTAAGTCTAATGCGTTAATGGAAGAAGCATCTTTAGGAGAGTTAATTCTTAACCAAAGTAGGATTGAGTTAAACGATATTTCGCAAAGTTCGCAATTAGATGTGAGTAGCTTAAATTACTTAATTTCACTAAATTATACTGCTATTTTAGCAGTAACTATTCAATTTCTTTCTGGAGAAGTTGGGGTGATCGTGTGTGAACACTTCAGCAAACCTCGGACTTGGAGCAATAATGAAGTAGAACTTCTGCAAGCCGTAGCGGATCAGTTACCGATCGCTCTTTAG
- a CDS encoding response regulator: protein MDNQFKVSRIQYLSWKQFNGTLNIQSSSGLEWSLLFTQGSLSWATGGVHLNRLWQRHLIQHCLEIIPELIDGKSQNQISSTSLNLNVPQPEVPQSCWQYEKLTALVMRDRITKEQFISVITGVIAEVLFDIIQQAAIQSLTYSESPQSLPDLQIATINTDQAFKDILQVWESWRKLGFAKISPNLAPIIKRPTELQQQTPSAVYQNFISRIDGQHTLRDLAAQMKQDLVLLTRSLIPYIRKGIIGLVEVADLPALTTTKVESTSSVSLTQKQPVKSNQTVTAASPLIACVDDSPQTCQIMEHILTQAGFRFVSIQDSVQALPILLQRKPDLIFLDLMMPVVNGYEICSQLRRVGVFVNTPMIILTGNDGLIDRVRAKVVGASDFVPKPVEAQKILAVVRKYFPVGAVDLSASKMQLS, encoded by the coding sequence ATGGATAACCAGTTTAAAGTCAGTAGGATACAATACCTTAGCTGGAAACAGTTCAACGGTACTCTCAATATACAGTCAAGCTCAGGGCTGGAGTGGAGCTTACTATTTACTCAAGGAAGTTTAAGTTGGGCAACTGGTGGAGTCCATCTTAATCGGCTTTGGCAAAGGCATCTGATTCAACATTGTCTAGAAATTATTCCTGAGTTAATTGATGGGAAATCTCAAAACCAAATTAGCTCTACTTCGCTTAATCTTAACGTTCCGCAACCAGAAGTTCCACAAAGTTGCTGGCAGTATGAAAAGTTAACAGCCTTAGTGATGCGCGATCGCATTACCAAAGAGCAATTTATATCTGTGATTACAGGAGTGATCGCAGAAGTGTTATTTGATATCATCCAGCAAGCGGCTATCCAATCACTCACCTATTCTGAAAGCCCCCAATCGCTCCCAGATCTTCAAATAGCTACGATTAATACAGATCAAGCTTTTAAAGATATCTTACAAGTTTGGGAATCATGGCGGAAATTGGGGTTTGCCAAAATATCACCTAACCTTGCACCTATAATTAAACGACCAACTGAATTACAACAGCAAACTCCATCTGCTGTCTATCAAAACTTTATTAGTCGGATCGACGGTCAGCATACACTGCGGGACTTAGCCGCGCAAATGAAACAAGACTTAGTACTGCTAACCCGTTCTTTAATTCCTTACATTCGCAAAGGCATCATCGGGCTAGTTGAGGTAGCTGATTTGCCCGCGCTTACTACCACTAAAGTAGAAAGCACATCTTCGGTAAGTCTTACACAAAAGCAACCAGTTAAGTCAAATCAAACAGTTACAGCCGCAAGCCCACTAATTGCTTGTGTAGATGATAGCCCTCAAACTTGTCAGATAATGGAACATATTTTGACTCAGGCAGGTTTTCGGTTTGTCAGTATCCAAGATTCAGTGCAAGCATTACCAATACTGCTACAACGGAAACCAGATTTAATTTTTTTAGATTTAATGATGCCAGTTGTCAACGGCTATGAAATTTGCTCTCAACTGCGACGAGTTGGGGTTTTTGTCAATACGCCCATGATAATTTTGACAGGCAACGATGGGCTGATAGATCGAGTACGTGCTAAGGTGGTTGGAGCATCAGATTTTGTACCAAAACCAGTAGAGGCTCAAAAAATTCTGGCTGTTGTGCGGAAATACTTTCCTGTAGGAGCAGTAGATTTATCTGCATCTAAGATGCAATTAAGTTAG
- a CDS encoding response regulator transcription factor has translation MNSVLVVEDSATDLEVISLYLKQAGLSVVVAKNSQEAHEIIDKNHPNLIILDVILPDQSGFELCRELKNNPITNKIPVVISSSKNTDVDKLWGNMLGADAYITKPVNQVELIETIKTLMA, from the coding sequence ATGAATAGTGTTTTAGTTGTAGAAGATTCCGCAACAGATTTAGAAGTTATTAGTTTGTATTTAAAACAAGCAGGTTTATCTGTAGTTGTTGCCAAAAATAGCCAAGAGGCACATGAAATAATAGATAAAAATCACCCAAATCTAATAATTTTGGATGTTATTCTTCCCGATCAAAGCGGATTTGAACTTTGCCGTGAACTAAAAAATAATCCTATTACCAATAAAATTCCTGTAGTAATTTCTTCATCAAAAAATACTGATGTTGACAAATTGTGGGGAAATATGTTAGGGGCAGATGCTTATATTACCAAGCCTGTAAATCAAGTAGAATTGATTGAAACAATCAAAACTTTAATGGCTTGA
- a CDS encoding chemotaxis protein CheW: MFAPNRSQSSDYSHSEKKFISFKLGLKDIALLPLECIAELFQVSIGDILPVPEIPNCVLGIYNWREEILWLIDINALTGFPAITQQESLLAMMAMVVQVEGKFLGLLVPQVNDIDVLDVQDMKIPDRKLFKDELMPFLQGYFISKDNEILRVLNPEAISQVSLWSQK, from the coding sequence ATGTTTGCTCCTAATAGATCGCAATCAAGTGATTACTCACATTCTGAAAAAAAGTTTATTAGTTTTAAGCTAGGTTTAAAAGATATAGCTTTACTCCCCCTGGAGTGCATTGCTGAACTTTTTCAGGTTTCCATAGGAGATATTTTGCCTGTTCCTGAAATTCCTAATTGTGTGTTAGGAATTTATAACTGGCGGGAAGAAATTTTATGGTTAATAGATATAAACGCCCTCACAGGTTTTCCGGCAATTACACAGCAAGAATCATTACTAGCTATGATGGCAATGGTAGTGCAAGTAGAAGGTAAATTTTTAGGGTTATTAGTGCCACAAGTAAATGATATTGACGTACTTGATGTGCAAGATATGAAAATCCCTGACCGCAAATTATTTAAGGATGAGTTAATGCCGTTTTTACAAGGCTACTTTATAAGTAAGGATAATGAGATTTTGAGAGTTTTGAATCCTGAAGCTATCAGCCAAGTTAGTTTGTGGAGTCAGAAGTAA
- a CDS encoding GAF domain-containing protein, producing the protein MTIFNEINQKLEGNKLAQVNNSDQSLLNNGTAQIQAAVNQLKEELEGDGWLTKHNLSEQFEEVENFIETVPKEFKDSLIAASQRQLLNQRQQVKAIASQLQSCSELDQLLNVTVTQVREILQCDRTLIYRFGAAGEKGTVVAESLKRGWTPALNENLPTLTFGLDQPEEYLQGEVVVADINHATITPYQRQLLEKFQVQASVTVPIVVDAQIWGLLVVHNCAEARQWQETEINLIDQISNQLTITLQQLEFRSQIQQQIEKERAVGKVIDKIRSSLDQDAIFKTITQEIRNLLRVDRVAVYQFAPDWSGEFIVESVGGNWTKLVGPGIKTVWADTHLQETQGGRYRYHETFVVDDVYKAGHSPCHVDILEQFEVKAYVIVPIFVGEQLWGLLGVYQNSAPRHWQQSQVKWLNQIAGQLWVALKQSENLKQMQGQSEQLIKATERERAAAKVIDRLRQSLDIDTIFKTTTRDVRELLKVDRVGVYRFNDDWSGEFVLESVGAEWTPLLQKSANLEGLQANQSNCHAVQNLGLGKRRLADSYLQETEGGRFREKGTFAVEDIYKAGFSPCYMEVLEESQVKAYAIVPVYQGEKLWGLLGAYQNSGTRKWEEAEVALLAQIGDQLGVALQQAEYLQQLQTQSAKLAEASERDRTLTKVINRIRQTFDLDTIFKTTTLEVRNLIKVDRVAIYKFRPDYFGDFIAESEAPGEPKLAGLDRLIAWEDPYLNEHKGGRFRNNEVLVVDDVYNGGLTDCHVEALENFHVKACVVVAIFKGQELWGLLSAFQNKETRHWEEYEVELMLQVAAQIGVAIQQAEYLQQLKAQSAKLAEASERDRTLTKVINRIRQTFDLDTIFKTTTLEVRNLIKVDRIAIYKFRPDYFGDFIAESEAPGEPKLAGLDRLIAWEDPYLNEHQGGRFRNNEVLVVDDVFNGGLTDCHVEALENFHVKACVVVAIFKGKELWGLLSAFQNKETRHWEEYEVELMLQVAAQIGVAIQQSEYLQQLQTQSAKLAESSERDRTLTKVIDRIRKSFDLETIFRTTTQEVRSLIKVDRVAVYKFRPDYFGDFIAESEAPGEPKLVGRDRLTAWEDPYLNEHQGGRFRNNEVLVVDDVFNGGLTDCHVEALEGFHVKACIVVAIFKGQELWGLLSAFQNKETRHWEQYEVELMLQVAAQIGVAIQQAEYLQQLQTQSQQLAQAAEKDKAAKELLQQRALQLLKAVRPALDGDLTVRAPITEDELGTIADAYNNTLQALRKIVTQVQIAAKQVAETSSNSGSSIGQLSSQAQQQFQEINKALEEIQQMVHSAQAVAEDARQVEKAVQQANQTVQSGDAAMNRTVEGISEIRETVSQTGKKIKQLSESSQKISKVVQLISNFATQTNVLAMNAAIEATRAGEYGRGFAVVADEVRSLARQSAAATTEIEKLVEEIQGATGEVAAAMETGIQQVVEGTNLVNETRQNLNAIAAATSQISQLVENITEATQIQTNQSVTVTQTMNQVATIANQTSEDSIQISSNFQDLLATAQDLQASAAKFKVN; encoded by the coding sequence ATGACAATTTTTAACGAAATAAATCAAAAACTTGAAGGTAATAAATTGGCGCAAGTTAATAATAGTGATCAAAGCTTGCTCAATAATGGCACTGCACAGATTCAAGCTGCTGTTAACCAGTTAAAAGAGGAATTAGAAGGAGATGGATGGCTGACTAAACATAATCTCAGCGAACAGTTTGAGGAAGTTGAAAATTTTATTGAAACAGTACCAAAAGAATTTAAAGATAGTTTGATAGCTGCTAGTCAACGACAGTTATTAAATCAGCGTCAACAGGTAAAAGCGATCGCATCTCAATTACAATCTTGCTCAGAGTTAGACCAACTGCTGAATGTGACTGTTACGCAAGTTAGGGAAATATTGCAATGCGATCGCACTCTCATTTATCGCTTTGGTGCAGCAGGTGAAAAAGGAACTGTAGTAGCAGAGTCACTTAAACGCGGTTGGACACCTGCGTTAAATGAAAACTTACCAACGCTGACATTTGGATTAGATCAACCTGAAGAATATCTGCAAGGTGAAGTTGTTGTTGCAGATATTAATCACGCTACAATTACGCCTTATCAGCGACAACTGCTAGAAAAATTTCAAGTTCAAGCTAGTGTTACTGTCCCAATTGTAGTTGATGCCCAAATTTGGGGATTATTAGTAGTACACAATTGCGCTGAAGCACGTCAATGGCAAGAAACAGAAATTAACTTAATTGATCAAATCAGTAATCAATTAACTATTACCCTACAACAGCTTGAATTCCGCTCACAAATTCAACAACAAATAGAGAAAGAAAGAGCAGTTGGTAAAGTAATTGATAAAATTCGCTCCTCTCTAGATCAAGATGCAATTTTTAAAACCATAACTCAAGAAATTCGTAACTTACTGCGAGTTGACCGTGTAGCAGTTTATCAATTTGCTCCTGACTGGAGTGGCGAATTTATTGTTGAGTCAGTAGGCGGTAATTGGACAAAATTAGTGGGTCCAGGAATAAAAACAGTTTGGGCGGATACCCATCTCCAAGAAACCCAAGGCGGGCGCTATCGCTATCACGAAACTTTTGTAGTTGATGATGTCTACAAAGCTGGTCATTCACCATGCCATGTAGATATATTAGAACAATTTGAAGTTAAAGCTTATGTAATAGTTCCCATTTTTGTTGGGGAACAGCTTTGGGGTTTATTAGGTGTATATCAAAATTCTGCACCTCGCCATTGGCAACAATCACAAGTAAAATGGCTCAATCAGATTGCTGGGCAATTATGGGTAGCACTCAAACAATCTGAGAACTTAAAGCAGATGCAGGGGCAATCTGAGCAATTAATCAAGGCGACGGAACGGGAGAGGGCAGCCGCGAAAGTGATTGATCGCTTGCGCCAATCTTTAGATATTGACACGATCTTTAAGACAACTACACGGGATGTGCGGGAGTTACTTAAAGTTGATCGTGTGGGAGTTTATCGTTTTAACGATGATTGGAGTGGTGAATTTGTTTTAGAGTCTGTAGGGGCGGAATGGACTCCTTTATTACAAAAAAGCGCGAATTTAGAAGGTTTGCAAGCGAACCAAAGTAATTGTCATGCTGTACAAAACTTAGGTTTAGGTAAAAGAAGGCTTGCTGATAGTTATTTACAAGAAACAGAAGGCGGTCGTTTTCGTGAGAAAGGAACTTTTGCTGTAGAAGATATCTACAAAGCTGGGTTTTCACCTTGTTATATGGAGGTGTTGGAAGAATCCCAAGTTAAAGCTTATGCAATTGTCCCTGTGTATCAAGGTGAAAAACTTTGGGGTTTGCTAGGCGCTTACCAAAACTCAGGTACGCGCAAATGGGAAGAAGCAGAAGTAGCTTTGTTAGCACAAATTGGCGACCAATTGGGTGTGGCGTTGCAGCAGGCAGAATATTTGCAACAACTACAAACACAGTCAGCGAAATTAGCAGAAGCATCAGAACGCGATCGCACTTTAACTAAAGTAATTAATCGCATTCGCCAAACATTTGACTTAGACACAATCTTTAAAACTACCACCCTAGAAGTTAGGAATTTAATCAAGGTAGACCGCGTAGCAATCTATAAATTCCGTCCCGACTACTTCGGAGACTTCATTGCCGAATCAGAAGCGCCAGGAGAACCGAAATTAGCTGGATTAGATCGCCTGATAGCATGGGAAGACCCCTATTTAAATGAGCATAAAGGTGGCAGATTCCGCAACAATGAAGTGTTAGTAGTAGATGATGTTTACAATGGCGGTTTGACAGATTGCCATGTAGAAGCATTAGAAAATTTCCATGTTAAAGCTTGTGTTGTAGTAGCCATATTTAAAGGGCAAGAATTGTGGGGATTACTATCTGCTTTCCAAAATAAAGAAACACGCCATTGGGAAGAGTACGAAGTAGAGTTAATGCTACAAGTGGCGGCTCAAATTGGGGTAGCGATACAACAAGCGGAATATTTGCAGCAATTAAAAGCACAGTCAGCGAAATTAGCAGAAGCATCAGAACGCGATCGCACTTTAACTAAAGTAATTAATCGCATTCGCCAAACATTTGACTTAGACACCATCTTTAAAACTACCACTCTAGAAGTTAGGAATTTAATCAAAGTAGACCGCATAGCAATTTATAAATTCCGTCCTGACTACTTTGGAGACTTCATAGCCGAATCAGAAGCACCAGGAGAACCGAAACTAGCTGGATTAGATCGCCTGATAGCATGGGAAGACCCGTATCTCAATGAGCATCAAGGCGGCAGATTCCGCAACAATGAAGTGTTAGTAGTAGATGATGTCTTCAATGGTGGCTTGACAGATTGCCATGTAGAAGCATTAGAAAACTTCCATGTTAAAGCTTGTGTTGTAGTAGCAATCTTTAAAGGGAAAGAATTGTGGGGATTACTATCTGCCTTCCAAAATAAAGAAACGCGCCATTGGGAAGAGTACGAAGTAGAGTTAATGCTACAAGTGGCGGCTCAAATTGGGGTAGCAATTCAACAATCGGAGTATTTGCAACAACTACAAACACAGTCAGCGAAATTAGCAGAATCATCAGAACGCGATCGCACTCTGACTAAAGTAATTGATCGCATTCGCAAATCCTTCGACCTGGAAACTATATTTAGAACAACTACCCAAGAAGTCAGAAGCTTAATTAAAGTAGATCGGGTAGCAGTTTATAAATTCCGTCCCGACTACTTCGGAGACTTCATTGCGGAATCAGAAGCCCCAGGCGAACCGAAACTGGTAGGGCGCGATCGCCTCACAGCATGGGAAGACCCCTATTTAAATGAGCATCAAGGTGGCAGATTCCGTAACAATGAAGTGTTAGTAGTGGATGATGTCTTCAATGGTGGCTTAACTGATTGCCATGTAGAAGCATTAGAAGGGTTCCATGTTAAAGCTTGCATTGTCGTGGCAATCTTTAAAGGGCAAGAATTGTGGGGATTACTATCTGCGTTCCAAAATAAAGAAACGCGCCATTGGGAACAGTATGAAGTAGAGTTAATGCTACAAGTTGCTGCTCAAATTGGTGTAGCGATTCAACAAGCAGAATATTTACAACAACTACAGACGCAATCCCAACAATTAGCACAAGCAGCCGAAAAAGATAAAGCAGCCAAAGAGTTATTGCAGCAACGCGCCTTACAATTGCTCAAAGCAGTGCGTCCAGCTTTAGACGGTGATTTAACAGTACGTGCGCCGATTACTGAAGATGAACTAGGCACAATTGCTGATGCTTATAACAACACCCTGCAAGCCCTGCGGAAAATTGTTACCCAAGTACAGATTGCGGCTAAACAAGTAGCAGAAACTTCTAGCAATAGTGGTTCCTCAATTGGACAACTATCTAGCCAAGCGCAGCAACAGTTCCAAGAAATTAACAAAGCTTTAGAAGAAATTCAGCAGATGGTTCATTCTGCCCAAGCGGTAGCAGAAGACGCACGGCAAGTAGAAAAGGCAGTGCAGCAAGCCAACCAAACAGTACAATCTGGGGATGCAGCAATGAACCGCACAGTTGAGGGGATTTCTGAGATTCGCGAAACAGTTTCCCAAACAGGGAAGAAGATTAAGCAGTTAAGTGAATCTTCCCAAAAAATCTCTAAAGTTGTGCAGTTAATTAGTAACTTTGCTACGCAGACAAATGTGTTGGCGATGAATGCTGCAATTGAAGCAACTCGTGCGGGAGAATACGGGCGGGGGTTTGCGGTGGTTGCGGACGAAGTGCGAAGTCTTGCGCGTCAGTCAGCAGCAGCTACTACTGAAATTGAGAAGCTAGTTGAAGAAATTCAAGGTGCAACTGGGGAAGTAGCCGCAGCAATGGAAACAGGTATTCAACAGGTAGTCGAGGGGACAAATTTAGTGAATGAAACTCGACAAAATTTGAATGCGATCGCGGCAGCTACATCTCAAATTAGTCAGTTAGTAGAAAACATCACCGAAGCTACTCAAATTCAAACAAACCAATCTGTAACAGTTACTCAAACTATGAACCAAGTTGCGACTATCGCTAACCAAACTTCTGAAGATTCAATTCAAATCTCATCTAACTTCCAAGACTTACTAGCAACCGCTCAAGATTTACAAGCGAGTGCTGCTAAGTTTAAGGTGAATTAA